A region of the Sinorhizobium arboris LMG 14919 genome:
CTCCGGCGGCTTGAAACTTAAAAAAGAAGGGCATTCAGGTAAAACTCGAATGCAACCGGAGCGGATCGATCCGAAGCCGACATCCGTGTCGCAGAAGGGACAAAGCCTGTCACATAAGCTTCATCGCATATCTTTAACTGCATCGGCGAAATTGACTGAAAACCCATAAGGAGAACGCCAGTGATTTCAATGACTCAACGTCTGCTCTCGCTCTCGACTGCCATGCTGCTCGCAACGACGGCAGTAGCTGTTGCCGAGCCGAGCGAGGAGCTCATCGCAGCCGCCAAGAAGGAAGGCACGCTAACGACAATCGCGCTCCCGCACACTTGGTGCGGGTACGGCGATCTGATCGCCGGCTTCAAGGCAAAGTACGGCATCGAAGTCAACGAACTGAACCCGGATGCGGGCTCCGGCGACGAGATCGAGGCGATCAAGGCCAACAAGGGCAATACCGGCCCGCAGGCACCTGACGTCATCGACGTCGGCCTCTCGTTCGGCCCCTCGGCCAAGGCCGAAGGCCTGATCCAGCCCTATAAGGTATCGACCTGGGACACGATCCCGGACGCCGCCAAGGATCCGGAAGGCTTCTGGTACGGTGATTATTACGGCGTCCTCTCCTTCGTGGTGAACACCGACATCGTCAAGGACGTGCCCAAGGACTGGGCGGACCTCAAGAAGTCCGACTATGCAAACTCGATCGCGCTCGCCGGCGATCCGCGCGCATCCAACCAGGCGGTGCAGGCGGTCTACGCCGCCGGCCTCGCAGCCGGCGAAACGGACGCGGCAAAGGCCGGCGAAGCGGGCCTGGCCTTCTTCGCCGAGGTAAACAAGGCCGGCAACTTCGTCCCGGTCATCGGCAAGTCCGCCTCGCTTGCACAAGGGTCGACGCCGATCATCATCGCCTGGGACTATAACGGCCTCTCCTGGCGCGACAGCTTGAACGGCAATCCGCCGGTCGAAGTCGTCGTTCCGGATTCCGGCGTCGTCGCCGGCGTCTACGTGCAGGCGATCTCTGCCTTTGCTCCGCATCCGAACGCTGCCAAGCTCTGGATGGAATATCTCTATTCGGACGAAGGTCAGCTCGGCTGGCTGAAGGGCTATTGCCACCCGATCCGCTTCAACGACCTCGTCAAGAACGGCAAGGTGCCGCAGGAGATGCTCGACAAGCTGCCGCCGGCCGAATCCTACGAAAAGGCCGTGTTCCCGACGCTCGACGAGCAGGCCAAGGGCAAGGAAGCGATCACCACCAAGTGGGATAGCGTCGTCGGCGCAAGCGTGAAGTAACTGCCATTGCGTGCCTCCCTGCCCGAAGTTTGGCGGGGAGGTCATTTTCCTCCGATGCCGGGACAGCCGAAAGCTTTATGACCACGACAACAGCAGCACCTCTGATCAGCAAACGAGCGATTATCGACTGGCTGGGCATTGCACCCTTCATGATCTTCGCGCTGATGTTCCTGGTCGTCCCGACGCTCTATCTCGTCACCGGCGCCTTTCTGACGCCGGCGGGCGAGTTCACCTTCAAGAACATCGCCGACCTCTTCACCCCGTCGATCCTCTCCGCCTACTGGATTTCGATCCGGGTGTCGGTCGCTTCGTCGCTCGGCGGCGCCCTCATCGGCTTCTTCCTTGCCTGGGCCATCGTGCTCGGCGGCATGCCGACGTGGATCCGTTCCGGCCTTCTTACCTTTTCCGGCGTCGCCTCCAACTTCGCGGGCGTTCCGCTCGCCTTCGCCTTTCTCGCCACCCTCGGCCGCACCGGGCTCGTCACCGTGTTTCTGCGCGACTGGTTCGGCTTCAATCTCTATTCGACCGGCTTCAATCTCCTGAGCTTCCTCGGCCTCACCATCACCTACATGTATTTCCAGATCCCGCTGATGGTGCTGATCCTGACGCCGGCGCTCGACGGCATGAAGAAGGAGTGGCGCGAAGCCTCCGAAATTCTCGGCGCCTCCACCTGGCAATACTGGCGCATGGTGGCGCTGCCGATCCTCTGGCCGAGCCTGCTGGGCACGACGCTCCTGCTCTTCGCCAACGCCTTCGGCGCGATCGCCACCGCCTACGCGCTGACCGGCAGTTCGCTCAATATCGTGCCGATCCTGCTCTATGCGCAGATCCGTGGCGACGTGCTCCATAATCCGAACCTCGGCTATGCGCTGGCGCTCGGCATGATCGTCATCACCGGCATCTCCAATATTCTCTATATCTGGCTGCGGATCCGCGCCGAACGGTGGCAGAAATGAAAGCAAGACGTCTCGGCGCCTGGATCGCCATCGCCATCGGAGCGAGCTACTTCATCATTCCGCTGCTCGGAACGCTGGAATTCTCGCTGCGCATGCGCCGCGACGCCTATTCCTTCGACGCCTACCGGTCGGTCTTCTCCGACTTCCAGTTTCGCGAGACCTTCGGCTATTCGATGCTGATGGCGTTTTTCACGATCATCTTCGGCATGCTGCTGGTGGTGCCGACGGCCTATTGGGTGCGGCTGCGCTTGCCGCAGGTCCGCCCGATTATCGAGTTCATCACGCTGCTGCCGCTCGTTATCCCCGCGATCGTCATCGTCTTCGGCTATCTCAGGCTTTACAACTCCTCGTCGATCCTGCCGCTGACCGGCTCCACCTCCGGCACCAACGCCCTCCTGATGTTTTCCTATATGACGCTGTCGCTTCCTTACATGTATCGCGCCGTCGACACGGCGATGCGGGCGATCGACGTCAGAACGCTCACGGAGGCTGCCGAAAGCCTGGGCGCCAAATGGCCAACCATTCTCTTTCGCTGCATTTTTCCGAATGTGATGAGCGGCGTACTCTCCGGGGCCTTCATCACCTTCGCGATCGTCATGGGCGAATTCACCATGGCGGCGCTGCTCAACCGGCCCGCCTTCGGCCCCTATCTGCAGCTTGTCGGCGCCAACAAAGCCTACGAGCCCTCGGCGCTCGCCGTCATCGCGTTCGCGATCACCTGGCTCAGCATGGGACTGATCCAGCTCGTGTCGCGCTTCCAGAAATCCGCTCCGGCCAAGGCTTGATCAAATGGCATTCCTGCAACTGACCAACATACAGAAATCCTTCGGCCCGGTTCAGGTCGTGCATAATTTCGACATGGGAATCGAAAAAGGAGAGTTCGTCTCCTTCCTCGGTCCCTCCGGCTGCGGCAAGACGACGGTTCTGCGCATGATTGCCGGTTTCGAGACGCCCTCCGGGGGCTCGATCTTCATCGACGGCAAGGACCAGGGCGCGCTGAAGCCGAACCAGCGAAATATCGGCATGGTTTTTCAGGCCTATGCGCTCTTTCCCAACATGAACGTTCACGACAATGTCGCCTTCGGCCTCAAGGTCGCCGGCGCCTCCAAAACGGAGACCGCGGCCCGGGTGAAGCAGATGCTCGGATTGATCAAGCTCGAGCATCTGGCGGATCGCTTCCCCTATCAACTCTCCGGCGGCCAGCAGCAGCGCGTGGCGCTTGCCCGCGCCATAGCCGTCAAGCCGCAGGTGCTGCTCCTCGACGAGCCGCTTTCCGCGCTCGATGCAAAAATCCGCATCTCGCTGCGGGAGGAAATCCGGCAGATCCAGCAGCAGCTCGGCATCACCACGGTGTTCGTGACGCACGACCAGGAGGAGGCACTGTCGATCTCCGACCGGATCGTCGTCATGAATGCCGGCCGCGCCGATCAGATCGGCACGCCCTTCGAAATCTACAACACCCCGGCGACACGCTTCGTCGCCTCCTTCGTCGGCACGCTCAACATAATCGAGGGCAAGGTGGCCGATCCCGCAAGCGGTGCCGTCACCATCGGCGGGCAGCGGATTTCGCTGAAAGAGCCGATAGCCGGGGCGAAGGGCGGCGACAGCATTTCGCTGGCACTGAGGCCGGAAGCGGGCTCGATCGCCGAGGGCGCCAGGGGCGATACCGCGCTTCCGGGGCAAGTCGTATCGAGAAGCTTTCTCGGCTCCGTCATCCGCACCAAGCTGCGGGTCGGCGAAGACATCATCTCCTTCGACATGTTCAACGACCCGGGCATGGCCCCACCGGTCGCCGGCGAGAGCGTCACGCTGCGTTTCGCGGCAAAGGACCTGCTCGTCATCCGCGAATAGAGCAGCCGGAACGAATTGTTCGGGGGCGTGAAATCCTTGGAAAATTCTGTCGTGATTTTTCGCTTTCACGTCGCAGCGCAGATTTGACGGCGGCGAAACAGCCGCTATAGTCGCAGGCGTTCTCAGGGCGGGGTGAAAATCCCCACCGGCGGTAGCGAGCACAGGATCGGGAATGGTCGGTGGTCGGAGCCCGCGAGCGCTTTGCATTTTCGTGCGAAGGTCAGCAGATCCGGTCGAATTCCGGAGCCGACGGTTATAGTCCGGATGGAAGAGAGCAAGCAGAAGCGTCGCCCCTCCCGAGGGGTCTTCGCGCATGCATGTTCGCCCGACGGGATCATTGGAAAAATGCCAACCCTGAAAGGCTTGAGACCATGACCATACTTTCCCATCCCTCCGCCAAGATCGCCATCGTCCGCGCCCGCTGGCACGCCGATATCGTCGATCGTTGCGTCGACGCCTTCGTCGCGCAGTGGACGAAACTTGGGGGCAGCGCCGCCGATGTCGAGATCTTCGACGTGCCGGGAGCGCTCGAGATCCCGCTGCATGCGCAGACCCTCGCCAGAACCGGCCGCTATGCCGCGATCCTCGGCACTGCCTTCGTCGTCAATGGCGGCATCTATCGCCACGATTTCGTCTCCGGCACGGTGCTCGACGGTATGATGCGCGTGCAGCTCGATACCGACGTGCCGGTGCTCTCCGCGGTTCTGACGCCTCACAATTTCCAGGAAAGCGAGCCTTTGATCGCCTTCTTCCGCGACCACTTCGTCGTCAAGGGCGAAGAGGCTGCGAATGCCTGCGCGCAGATCCTCGATGCGCGTGCGAAGCTCGCGCTGGTCGACGCCTGATCTGCTGGAACGTTGGATCGGAAAGGGGCGCGGCCGCTATCGGCCGCGCCCCTTTCATTGAAGCGATTGAAAACCCGCGCCGCCCGCGCTAATAAACTTGACTATATTTGGAAGGAATACTGCGGTCGGACCAGGGCGCCGGCAGGACCGAGAAGGCGACGATGACATTCCAGCCGCGCATGCAGAACAGGATCAGCGGGTTTTCGATCATAGGCGGTCTCAACCGCCGAGAGTGGAACGGTGTGATCGCGGATGTCTGGGATGTGGAATGCGTTCCGCATGCGGGCGGCTATTATGTCGCCGAGGACCCCCGCATGTTCATCGTGCTCGATGCCAAGGGCGGCGGCAATTGCAAGGTGAAGCTCGCAGCGAACGGCAAGGGTGCCGTCCAGAACTATCATCGGCAGGCCCTCTCCTATATTCCGGCCGGAATGGAGCTCTGGACCGATGTCGTCGACATCCATTACATCCGGCATCTCGATCTGCACTTCGATGTCGATGGGCTCGGCAGGCGCCTGAAGGAAGACCTGGACGCCGCGGCAATCGAAACGCCCCGGCTGATGTTCCAGGACGAACGCTTCCTCACGCTCGCCGGCCTGATCGCAGCCGAGTGCCTCAATCCCCAGCCCCTCCACGATCTTTACGGCGACGGCCTTACGGTGGCGCTTTTCATCGATCTCATGAAGATCGGCAAGCGCAGCGGCCGCAAGCGCAGCCAGCTTGCGGCGTGGCAGTTGCGGCGGGCCGTCGACTTCATCGAGGAGAATTTTGCCCGCAACGTCCGGCTCGAGGAACTCGCCGACCTCACCGGCCTCTCCCAGTCGCATTTCAGCCATGCCTTCAAGGCCTCGACGGGTGTAGCGCCCCATCAATGGCACATGAATGCACGAGTCGAACGGGCAAAGCAGATGCTGCTCAAGTCCGACGCCACATTGACGTCGATTTCCGCCGAGACGGGTTTCGCGGATCAGGCGCATTTCACCCGCGTTTTTCGCAGGATGGTGGGCACGACTCCGGCTTACTGGAAGAAAAGTCACACCGCCTGACGAGTCCGCCGGCACCACGCAATTTTGCCCAAAATCGTTCAATTTCCTGATATCGGGACAAGCGCGGCCAGAATAGTTGATCTAGACACTCATCTTATCGTTGACAGTGCCGGTCACGCGGGGCAACGGCGGGGCCGGCCGATTTCGGGGCACGAATGAGATGAAGTGCAGGATTCGCGGGGCGCATCTGAAGACTCTTTTGGCGAGCGGAGCGGCGCTCGCGCCGCTGATGATGAGCGGAATGGCGCTGGCGCAGGAGGGAAGCGCCACACAGCTTGAGCGAATCGTCGTCGAGGGCGGCAATGGGGCGGGAGCTACCGCGACCGGACCAGTGGACGGCTACGTCGCAAAGGCGACCGCGACCGGGTCGAAGACCGCCACGCCGCTCAACGAAATCCCCCAGTCGGTCTCCGTCGTCGGGCGTGAGGAACTGGACGATCGCGCCGTGGTCAACAAGGTCGATGAAGCATTGCGCTATACGCCGGGCGTCCTGTCGGCACCGTTCGGCACCGATCCGGACACGGACTGGTTCTACATCCGCGGCTTCGATGCGGCACAGACAGGCCTCTTCCTCGACAGCCTGCCACTCTTCAGCTTCGCCTTCGGCAACTTCCAGATCGACCCCTTCATGCTGGAGCGGATAGAGGTGCTCAAAGGGCCTGCCTCCGTCATCTACGGCGGGTCCAATCCGGGCGGCATCATCAACCTGATCAGCAAACGGCCGCTTGACGAGCCGCTGTACTACACCGAGGCCGGCATCAACAGCAACGGCAACGCCTTCACCGGCTTCGACGTCAGCGACAAGCTGAACGATGACGGAACGGTTCGCTACCGCCTCACCGGCAAGGTTGCCGGCGGCGACAACTATTCGGACTATTCCGAAGACCTGCGCGGCTTCATCCTTCCTCAGGTAACCTATGCGCCTGATGACGCAACCAGCCTGACCGTCTTCGGCCTGCTTCAGGGCCTCGATCAGGTCCATGTAGGCAACGGCTTCCTGCCTTATGTCGGAACCGTCGAAGACGCGCCCTTCGGCAAGATCGACCGCGACGCCTATTTCGGCGAGCCTGACATCGACGAGGGAAGCTACGCCCAGCAGATGCTCGGTTACGAGTTCACGCACGATTTCGACAGCGGCTGGACGTTCACCCAGAACGCACGCTACGCCCATCTTCACAAACACGAGAAGTACCCGTACCCCTACGGCTATGTCGGTCCGGGCTTCGGGAACGTAGAGCCCATCGCTCCTGACTACCTTCTAAACCGCATCGGTTTCGAGGCGACGTCGAAGGTCGACAGCTTCGCGATCGACAACCGGGTGGAAACGGATTTCGATCTCGGCGCCACAAATCACACATTCGTCGCCGGCCTCGACTACAAATACTACCGCCTCGACCATATCGGGGCGTCAGGAGGCGCAACGCCGATCAGCCCCACCGACCCGGTCTACGGCGTGCCGCAGGGCCCGACTGCCGTCTATATCAATCAGATTTTCACACAGCAGCAGATCGGCATCTATGCGCAGGACCAGGTGCGCTTCGGCGATGGCTGGCTCGTCACCCTCAATGGGCGCTACGACTATGTCGATACGGACCTCAAGAACGGCGCGACCGCTTGGGCCGGACCTTCCAACTTCGGATATGACGACGGCGCGCTCAGCGGTCGTGCTGGTCTGGCATACGAATTCGACAACGGCTTCACGCCCTATGTGAGCGTCGCGACCTTCTTCAATCCGCTCGTAGGCTCACGCGACTCGAACCCTGATCCTGCGATCACCACTTTAGTGCCGCTGAAGCCTGAAGAAGGCTATCAGTACGAAGCGGGAATCAAATACGAACCGACATTCATCGATGGATTGTTCACCGCCTCGATTTTCGAGATAACCAAGCAGAATGTCCAGGTGACCGACACCCTCGGGATCTCCACGCAGCTCGGCGAAGTGCGCTCCCGTGGCTTCGAGCTCGAAGGCAAGATCAACCTCGACGAAAACTGGAAGATTATCTCGGCGTTCAGCTATACCGACCTCGAGATTACGGAAGACACCAATCCGTCGCTGCTCGGCAAGTCGCCCTATCTCATACCTGAAACGCAGGCTGCCCTGTGGCTGGACTACACCGTGACCAGCGGCGCGCTCGAAGGCATGAGCCTCGGTGCAGGCGTACGCCGCCAGGGCGAGTCCTGGGCCGATGCCGCGAACACGAAAAAAGTTCCGGCGGCGACGCTCGTGGATGCCGCTATCCGCTACGAGAA
Encoded here:
- a CDS encoding ABC transporter substrate-binding protein, producing the protein MISMTQRLLSLSTAMLLATTAVAVAEPSEELIAAAKKEGTLTTIALPHTWCGYGDLIAGFKAKYGIEVNELNPDAGSGDEIEAIKANKGNTGPQAPDVIDVGLSFGPSAKAEGLIQPYKVSTWDTIPDAAKDPEGFWYGDYYGVLSFVVNTDIVKDVPKDWADLKKSDYANSIALAGDPRASNQAVQAVYAAGLAAGETDAAKAGEAGLAFFAEVNKAGNFVPVIGKSASLAQGSTPIIIAWDYNGLSWRDSLNGNPPVEVVVPDSGVVAGVYVQAISAFAPHPNAAKLWMEYLYSDEGQLGWLKGYCHPIRFNDLVKNGKVPQEMLDKLPPAESYEKAVFPTLDEQAKGKEAITTKWDSVVGASVK
- a CDS encoding ABC transporter permease produces the protein MTTTTAAPLISKRAIIDWLGIAPFMIFALMFLVVPTLYLVTGAFLTPAGEFTFKNIADLFTPSILSAYWISIRVSVASSLGGALIGFFLAWAIVLGGMPTWIRSGLLTFSGVASNFAGVPLAFAFLATLGRTGLVTVFLRDWFGFNLYSTGFNLLSFLGLTITYMYFQIPLMVLILTPALDGMKKEWREASEILGASTWQYWRMVALPILWPSLLGTTLLLFANAFGAIATAYALTGSSLNIVPILLYAQIRGDVLHNPNLGYALALGMIVITGISNILYIWLRIRAERWQK
- a CDS encoding ABC transporter permease, with the translated sequence MKARRLGAWIAIAIGASYFIIPLLGTLEFSLRMRRDAYSFDAYRSVFSDFQFRETFGYSMLMAFFTIIFGMLLVVPTAYWVRLRLPQVRPIIEFITLLPLVIPAIVIVFGYLRLYNSSSILPLTGSTSGTNALLMFSYMTLSLPYMYRAVDTAMRAIDVRTLTEAAESLGAKWPTILFRCIFPNVMSGVLSGAFITFAIVMGEFTMAALLNRPAFGPYLQLVGANKAYEPSALAVIAFAITWLSMGLIQLVSRFQKSAPAKA
- a CDS encoding ABC transporter ATP-binding protein — encoded protein: MAFLQLTNIQKSFGPVQVVHNFDMGIEKGEFVSFLGPSGCGKTTVLRMIAGFETPSGGSIFIDGKDQGALKPNQRNIGMVFQAYALFPNMNVHDNVAFGLKVAGASKTETAARVKQMLGLIKLEHLADRFPYQLSGGQQQRVALARAIAVKPQVLLLDEPLSALDAKIRISLREEIRQIQQQLGITTVFVTHDQEEALSISDRIVVMNAGRADQIGTPFEIYNTPATRFVASFVGTLNIIEGKVADPASGAVTIGGQRISLKEPIAGAKGGDSISLALRPEAGSIAEGARGDTALPGQVVSRSFLGSVIRTKLRVGEDIISFDMFNDPGMAPPVAGESVTLRFAAKDLLVIRE
- a CDS encoding 6,7-dimethyl-8-ribityllumazine synthase, with the protein product MTILSHPSAKIAIVRARWHADIVDRCVDAFVAQWTKLGGSAADVEIFDVPGALEIPLHAQTLARTGRYAAILGTAFVVNGGIYRHDFVSGTVLDGMMRVQLDTDVPVLSAVLTPHNFQESEPLIAFFRDHFVVKGEEAANACAQILDARAKLALVDA
- a CDS encoding AraC family transcriptional regulator, producing MTFQPRMQNRISGFSIIGGLNRREWNGVIADVWDVECVPHAGGYYVAEDPRMFIVLDAKGGGNCKVKLAANGKGAVQNYHRQALSYIPAGMELWTDVVDIHYIRHLDLHFDVDGLGRRLKEDLDAAAIETPRLMFQDERFLTLAGLIAAECLNPQPLHDLYGDGLTVALFIDLMKIGKRSGRKRSQLAAWQLRRAVDFIEENFARNVRLEELADLTGLSQSHFSHAFKASTGVAPHQWHMNARVERAKQMLLKSDATLTSISAETGFADQAHFTRVFRRMVGTTPAYWKKSHTA
- a CDS encoding TonB-dependent siderophore receptor; translated protein: MKCRIRGAHLKTLLASGAALAPLMMSGMALAQEGSATQLERIVVEGGNGAGATATGPVDGYVAKATATGSKTATPLNEIPQSVSVVGREELDDRAVVNKVDEALRYTPGVLSAPFGTDPDTDWFYIRGFDAAQTGLFLDSLPLFSFAFGNFQIDPFMLERIEVLKGPASVIYGGSNPGGIINLISKRPLDEPLYYTEAGINSNGNAFTGFDVSDKLNDDGTVRYRLTGKVAGGDNYSDYSEDLRGFILPQVTYAPDDATSLTVFGLLQGLDQVHVGNGFLPYVGTVEDAPFGKIDRDAYFGEPDIDEGSYAQQMLGYEFTHDFDSGWTFTQNARYAHLHKHEKYPYPYGYVGPGFGNVEPIAPDYLLNRIGFEATSKVDSFAIDNRVETDFDLGATNHTFVAGLDYKYYRLDHIGASGGATPISPTDPVYGVPQGPTAVYINQIFTQQQIGIYAQDQVRFGDGWLVTLNGRYDYVDTDLKNGATAWAGPSNFGYDDGALSGRAGLAYEFDNGFTPYVSVATFFNPLVGSRDSNPDPAITTLVPLKPEEGYQYEAGIKYEPTFIDGLFTASIFEITKQNVQVTDTLGISTQLGEVRSRGFELEGKINLDENWKIISAFSYTDLEITEDTNPSLLGKSPYLIPETQAALWLDYTVTSGALEGMSLGAGVRRQGESWADAANTKKVPAATLVDAAIRYEKNDWTASLNVANLFDKEYVAGCQGLLTCGYGESRTFTLKLSKKW